A genomic window from Cupriavidus metallidurans CH34 includes:
- a CDS encoding ComEC/Rec2 family competence protein: protein MPTTITFFPVDNGDMTLIKFGDLDATTLLIDVNIRQDADDPDGEARDVAKDLRERLKKDENGRPYVDAFLLSHPDQDHCRGLKRHFYLGPLDKYPDDKKDDKDKKIVIREMWSSPIVFRRASKTHTLSDDAKAFNTEARRRVQLNRDKNFAVGNGDRIQIMGEDIDGKTDDLTSIVRKVDTRFSTINGKSSAFFSAFLLAPLDAQDDEEEEECLVKNQSSVILNITLAADAQTPDGAKFLTGGDAEVFIWNRQWQRHKAEADVLEYDIMQAPHHCSWHSLSYDSWSDYREKAKLDADARKALSQTRDGAVIVASCKPIADDDSDPPCIRAKREYVTIVDEAKGEFYCTGEYPSEKSVEPLVFTVTAQGVQPPSKKESGSKAAAVVTSARTPMPHGAS from the coding sequence GTGCCTACAACCATCACGTTTTTTCCCGTCGACAACGGGGACATGACCCTCATCAAGTTCGGCGATCTCGACGCGACGACTCTGCTGATCGACGTAAACATCAGGCAAGACGCCGACGACCCTGACGGGGAGGCGCGCGATGTCGCCAAGGATTTGCGCGAACGACTGAAGAAGGATGAGAACGGCAGGCCGTATGTCGATGCGTTCCTGCTGAGCCACCCGGATCAAGACCATTGCCGAGGGTTGAAGCGACACTTCTACCTAGGGCCACTCGACAAGTACCCGGACGACAAGAAGGACGACAAGGACAAGAAAATCGTGATCCGCGAGATGTGGTCGTCCCCGATCGTGTTTCGACGCGCCAGCAAGACGCACACCTTGAGCGACGACGCCAAGGCATTCAACACGGAGGCGCGTCGGCGCGTGCAACTGAACCGTGACAAGAATTTCGCCGTCGGGAACGGTGACCGCATTCAGATCATGGGCGAGGACATCGACGGAAAAACCGATGATCTCACTTCGATTGTGCGGAAGGTGGACACGCGCTTTTCAACGATCAATGGCAAGAGTTCCGCATTCTTTTCTGCGTTTCTTTTGGCTCCACTGGACGCCCAGGATGACGAGGAAGAGGAAGAGTGCCTGGTCAAGAACCAGTCCAGCGTTATTCTGAACATCACGTTGGCGGCTGACGCGCAGACGCCGGATGGTGCGAAATTCCTTACTGGTGGCGATGCTGAGGTGTTCATCTGGAACCGCCAGTGGCAACGCCACAAGGCTGAAGCAGATGTGCTTGAGTACGACATCATGCAGGCGCCTCATCATTGTTCCTGGCATTCGCTGTCCTATGACAGCTGGTCCGACTACCGTGAAAAAGCCAAGCTCGATGCTGATGCTCGCAAGGCGCTTTCGCAGACCCGTGACGGCGCCGTCATCGTCGCCAGCTGCAAGCCGATTGCAGATGATGACAGCGATCCGCCCTGCATCCGTGCGAAGCGTGAGTACGTGACGATCGTGGACGAAGCAAAAGGCGAGTTCTACTGCACAGGCGAGTACCCCAGCGAAAAGTCCGTGGAACCGCTCGTTTTCACCGTAACCGCTCAGGGTGTGCAACCTCCCTCGAAGAAGGAGTCCGGATCGAAGGCCGCTGCCGTGGTGACCTCTGCGCGCACCCCCATGCCGCACGGAGCATCATGA